A window of the Arenibacter algicola genome harbors these coding sequences:
- the thrS gene encoding threonine--tRNA ligase — MIKITLPDGSIREYAEGTTPLDVAKSISEGLARNIISAKFNGVTVETVTPLKEDGSLILYSWNDKEGKTAFWHSTSHVVAQALEELYPGVKLTIGPAIENGFYYDVDLPDGTISEKDFPEIEKKALEIARGKHDFKMRSATKAEALQLYQTQGNQYKVELIENLEDGTITFCDHDTFTDLCRGGHIPNTGIIKAIKILSVAGAYWRGNEKNNQLTRVYGISFPKQKELTEYLELLEEAKKRDHRKLGKELELFTFSQKVGQGLPLWLPKGAALRERLENFLKKAQKKAGYEMVVTPHIGQKELYVTSGHYAKYGEDSFQPIKTPKEDEEFLLKPMNCPHHCEIYNTKPFSYRELPKRYAEFGTVYRYEQSGELHGLTRVRGFTQDDAHIFCTPDQLADEFKNVIDLTLYVLGSLGFGNFTAQVSVRDLEKPEKYIGSVENWEKAENAIINAAKEKGLDFVIESGEAAFYGPKLDFMVKDALGRNWQLGTIQVDYNLPERFDLTYKGSDNELHRPVMIHRAPFGSMERFIALLLEHTGGNFPLWLMPEQAIILPVSEKHEIYAQKVLNSLENNDIRALIDNRNETVGKKIREAEMNKIPFMLIVGENEEKEETISIRRHGGEDLGAISVKAFTDLVINEINSTLKSF, encoded by the coding sequence ATGATCAAAATAACTTTACCAGACGGGAGCATTAGGGAATATGCCGAAGGAACAACCCCTTTAGACGTCGCCAAAAGCATAAGTGAAGGTTTGGCACGAAATATAATTTCAGCAAAATTTAATGGGGTCACCGTTGAAACCGTAACACCATTAAAGGAAGATGGATCCCTAATCCTTTACAGCTGGAACGACAAGGAAGGAAAAACTGCATTTTGGCATTCCACTTCCCACGTTGTGGCCCAAGCTCTGGAAGAATTATACCCAGGTGTAAAACTGACTATAGGACCTGCCATTGAAAACGGGTTTTATTATGATGTAGATTTACCCGACGGCACCATTTCCGAAAAGGACTTTCCCGAAATTGAAAAGAAAGCCTTGGAAATTGCCAGGGGAAAACATGATTTTAAGATGCGCTCCGCCACCAAAGCAGAAGCATTACAACTATACCAAACCCAAGGAAACCAATATAAGGTAGAACTTATAGAAAATCTGGAAGACGGTACCATCACCTTCTGCGACCATGACACCTTTACCGATCTATGTAGAGGAGGACACATACCCAATACGGGTATCATAAAAGCCATTAAAATACTGAGCGTAGCCGGTGCCTATTGGAGAGGAAACGAAAAAAACAATCAGTTGACTAGGGTCTATGGTATTTCCTTTCCAAAGCAGAAGGAACTTACCGAGTACCTAGAACTATTGGAAGAGGCCAAAAAAAGGGACCATAGAAAACTGGGCAAGGAATTGGAACTGTTCACTTTCTCCCAAAAAGTAGGACAAGGACTCCCCTTATGGCTTCCCAAGGGAGCTGCTTTACGGGAGCGCTTGGAGAATTTTTTAAAGAAGGCACAGAAGAAAGCCGGATACGAGATGGTGGTTACCCCACATATTGGACAAAAGGAACTTTATGTAACCTCTGGACATTATGCCAAATACGGGGAAGACAGCTTTCAACCTATAAAAACCCCAAAAGAAGATGAGGAGTTCTTGTTGAAGCCAATGAACTGTCCGCACCACTGTGAAATATACAACACCAAGCCATTTAGTTATAGGGAGCTTCCAAAAAGATATGCGGAATTCGGAACAGTTTACCGTTACGAGCAAAGTGGAGAACTACATGGTCTTACCAGAGTACGTGGTTTTACGCAGGATGATGCCCACATTTTCTGTACTCCAGATCAGTTGGCAGACGAGTTCAAGAATGTAATAGACCTTACCTTATATGTATTGGGTTCCTTGGGCTTTGGTAATTTTACGGCCCAAGTCTCCGTAAGGGATTTGGAAAAACCCGAGAAATATATCGGTTCTGTTGAAAACTGGGAAAAGGCTGAAAACGCCATAATAAATGCAGCCAAGGAAAAAGGTCTTGATTTTGTCATAGAAAGCGGTGAAGCGGCATTTTATGGCCCAAAGCTGGATTTCATGGTTAAAGACGCCCTTGGAAGAAACTGGCAGTTGGGAACCATCCAAGTGGATTACAATTTACCAGAGCGATTTGACCTTACCTATAAAGGTAGCGATAACGAATTGCACAGACCGGTTATGATCCACAGGGCTCCTTTTGGGAGTATGGAACGTTTTATAGCCTTATTATTGGAACATACAGGTGGGAATTTTCCACTTTGGCTCATGCCAGAGCAAGCTATTATCCTCCCTGTCAGCGAAAAACATGAAATATATGCCCAAAAAGTTTTAAATTCCTTGGAAAATAACGACATTCGCGCCCTCATTGACAACCGAAATGAAACGGTAGGCAAGAAAATACGTGAAGCAGAGATGAATAAAATCCCATTTATGCTGATTGTAGGGGAGAATGAAGAAAAAGAGGAAACCATTTCCATTAGGAGGCACGGTGGCGAAGATTTAGGTGCCATTTCCGTAAAAGCCTTTACCGACTTGGTAATAAATGAAATAAACAGTACCTTAAAGTCGTTTTAA
- the infC gene encoding translation initiation factor IF-3 — MAIRKRFRPQPRRENKNPHNINESISSPKVRLVGDNVEVGVYSTREALAKAEELELDLVEISPKADPPVCKIIDYKKFLYEQKKREKVMKAKATKVIVKEIRFGPQTDDHDYEFKKKHAEKFLKDGAKLKAYVFFKGRSIVYKDQGEILLLKLASELEDLGKVEQMPKLEGKRMTMFIAPKTKK, encoded by the coding sequence ATAGCAATTAGAAAAAGATTTAGACCCCAACCTAGGAGGGAAAACAAAAACCCTCACAACATTAATGAAAGTATTTCATCGCCAAAGGTTAGGTTGGTTGGCGACAATGTAGAAGTAGGTGTATACAGCACCCGTGAAGCCTTGGCCAAAGCGGAAGAACTGGAACTGGACTTAGTGGAGATTTCCCCTAAAGCCGATCCTCCAGTGTGTAAAATTATAGATTATAAAAAATTCCTTTACGAGCAAAAGAAAAGGGAAAAGGTCATGAAGGCCAAAGCCACCAAAGTAATCGTAAAAGAAATAAGGTTTGGTCCACAGACTGATGATCACGATTACGAGTTTAAGAAGAAACACGCGGAAAAATTCTTAAAAGATGGTGCCAAGTTAAAGGCTTATGTATTTTTCAAAGGTCGTTCCATTGTTTATAAAGACCAAGGAGAGATACTATTGCTAAAGTTGGCATCCGAATTGGAGGATTTGGGCAAAGTGGAACAAATGCCAAAACTTGAGGGCAAGCGAATGACAATGTTCATTGCCCCAAAAACTAAAAAATAG
- the rpmI gene encoding 50S ribosomal protein L35 — protein sequence MPKQKTKSSAKKRFKLTGSGKIKRKHAFKSHILTKKSKKRKLALTHSGLVHEADVNSIKEQLRLK from the coding sequence ATGCCTAAACAGAAAACAAAATCCAGTGCCAAAAAGCGATTTAAGCTTACCGGTAGTGGTAAAATTAAAAGAAAGCACGCCTTTAAGAGCCATATTCTAACGAAGAAGTCTAAAAAGCGTAAGCTAGCGTTAACCCACTCTGGATTAGTTCACGAGGCGGATGTTAACAGTATTAAGGAACAATTGCGTTTAAAGTAA
- the rplT gene encoding 50S ribosomal protein L20, with amino-acid sequence MPRSVNSVASRARRKKVMKQAKGYFGRRKNVWTVAKNAVEKAMLYAYRDRRNKKRNFRSLWITRINAGARLHGMSYSQFMGKVKANNIELNRKVLADLAMNHPEAFKAIVNKVK; translated from the coding sequence ATGCCAAGATCAGTAAATTCAGTTGCTTCCAGAGCCAGAAGAAAAAAGGTAATGAAGCAGGCCAAAGGATACTTTGGAAGACGTAAAAACGTTTGGACAGTAGCCAAAAATGCGGTTGAAAAAGCAATGTTATATGCTTACAGAGATCGTAGAAACAAGAAAAGAAATTTCCGTTCCCTATGGATTACCCGTATCAATGCTGGTGCCAGATTGCACGGAATGTCCTATTCCCAGTTTATGGGCAAGGTAAAAGCCAACAACATAGAGCTAAACCGTAAGGTATTGGCAGATTTGGCCATGAACCACCCAGAGGCTTTCAAAGCTATTGTGAACAAAGTAAAATAA
- a CDS encoding EF-hand domain-containing protein, whose protein sequence is MATKDMILDKIQILITNKFETPEEAYNFFDGDGDGKLKKSEIVELLKKAEISGFLRGIVSSKLIEGYDKSGDELIDWEEFKEAISKIKTT, encoded by the coding sequence ATGGCTACAAAAGATATGATTTTAGATAAAATACAGATCCTGATCACCAACAAATTTGAAACGCCGGAGGAGGCCTATAATTTTTTTGATGGGGATGGTGATGGGAAACTCAAGAAAAGTGAGATAGTTGAATTGTTGAAAAAGGCGGAAATTAGTGGATTTTTACGGGGAATTGTTTCTTCCAAACTAATTGAAGGTTATGACAAATCTGGCGATGAGTTGATAGACTGGGAAGAATTTAAGGAGGCTATCAGCAAAATAAAAACGACCTAA
- a CDS encoding secondary thiamine-phosphate synthase enzyme YjbQ: MLFYQKELRLRAYNRGFHLITDTILEHLPHIKRIQTGMLQVFIKHTSASLTINENADSTVRSDFESHMNIMVPENAPYYLHDYEGSDDMPAHIKSSLMGASVQIPISNGKLNLGIWQGIYLCEHRNNASGRNLVVSYFGV; the protein is encoded by the coding sequence ATGCTGTTTTACCAGAAAGAATTACGTTTAAGGGCTTATAACAGGGGCTTCCATTTAATTACGGACACCATACTGGAACACCTTCCACATATAAAAAGGATTCAAACGGGCATGTTACAAGTGTTCATAAAGCATACTTCAGCAAGCTTGACCATAAATGAAAATGCGGATTCCACCGTTAGGTCAGATTTTGAAAGCCATATGAATATCATGGTTCCGGAAAATGCCCCTTATTATCTTCACGATTATGAAGGTTCGGACGACATGCCCGCGCATATAAAATCCTCCTTGATGGGGGCTTCCGTACAGATACCCATTAGCAATGGGAAATTGAATTTAGGAATATGGCAGGGTATCTATTTGTGCGAACATAGGAATAATGCCAGTGGCAGAAATTTGGTGGTAAGCTATTTTGGGGTTTAG